In Crassostrea angulata isolate pt1a10 chromosome 4, ASM2561291v2, whole genome shotgun sequence, one genomic interval encodes:
- the LOC128181262 gene encoding uncharacterized protein LOC128181262: MNLPPIEGEVRRKRLEFSISSEGSGETVSTEDSSTELLGRMHRAPSCVSNIQLCANQQKLEDLYKSYTKLKIYFCVLCVVNVIIILLVCGFFAVFFVRLSDNDTILDNFRSKSSPKVGDNVPAPGKTAALSAITELPTVQEAKIRCSVLTYKLNATQYDTDEMCSLEDMVDSIAKYLKPREYNDVLHLTDGSPQSDGSHCFLKDWVKDKDSSSPQNSGLKFSKERGVIIIPSNGYYYVYSRITFKYNPSIPIEHVMALKLKDTKHIIEKGKGLSNRYTTVQSASIQCTNKASVHSSFLQRVVYLNQGEELRVKMSDTGKIQYDERYKHENFFGVFKL; encoded by the exons ATGAATCTACCACCGATCGAAGGCGAAGTGCGAAGGAAGAGACTAGAGTTCTCAATTTCCAGCGAAGGGTCGGGAGAAACAGTATCCACCGAAGACAGTTCCACTGAACTCCTCGGAAGAATGCATCGAGCGCCGAGTTGTGTCTCCAATATCCAGCTATGCGCAAACCAGCAGAAACTGGAAGACCTTTACAAATCTTACACCAAGCTGAAAATCTACTTTTGTGTTCTCTGTGTTGTCAACGTCATCATCATCCTTCTCGTCTGCGGCTTCTTCGCTGTCTTCTTCGTCCGGTTGTCAGACAACGATACGATTTTGGACAACTTCCGGTCAAAGTCGTCTCCAAAAGTAGGTGATAATGTTCCGGCGCCCGGAAAGACCGCAGCCCTGTCCGCGATCACGGAGCTTCCTACAGTCCAAGAGGCCAAGATCCGGTGTTCTGTCCTTACGTACAAACTGAACGCTACCCAATATGATACAGACGAAATGTGTTCTCTCGAGGACATGGTGGATTCCATCGCTAAATATCTGAAACCAAGGGAATACAATG ATGTTTTACATCTTACCGATGGCTCTCCTCAATCAG ACGGTTCTCATTGCTTCCTCAAAGACTGGGTAAAGGACAAAGACAGCTCCTCTCCCCAAAATAGCGGATTAAAGTTCTCAAAGGAGAGAGGGGTGATCATTATCCCCTCCAACGGGTATTATTACGTTTACAGCCGTATTACGTTCAAGTACAACCCATCAATCCCCATAGAACATGTAATGGCATTGAAATTGAAGGACACTAAGCACATTATTGAAAAGGGTAAAGGGTTGTCTAATCGTTACACCACCGTGCAATCCGCATCCATTCAGTGCACCAATAAAGCCTCCGTCCACAGTAGCTTCCTGCAGAGAGTGGTATATTTGAACCAAGGGGAGGAACTTCGGGTCAAAATGTCGGATACCGGAAAAATTCAGTATGACGAAAGATACAAGCACGAGAACTTTTTTGGCGTCTTCAAGCTGTGA